A genome region from Hoplias malabaricus isolate fHopMal1 chromosome 8, fHopMal1.hap1, whole genome shotgun sequence includes the following:
- the LOC136705043 gene encoding uncharacterized protein F54H12.2-like produces MALLHRMSEECIKSELDLFTVPLTQTAIEKNTYVEIPPLSAISDTAPLEFFIAGHGEDYMDLNNTLLYLRLKITKPDGSDIDDGAAVGLINYPGATIFSQVDVSLGDRLVSQSSSTYPYRSMIECLANYGRDTLETVFSAGLFYLDTAGHMDETNPARNNRGLAKRAAFTNASNVVELLTPIHSDIFFQEKLMLNGVDIKIRMTRNKDDFCLMRHDALAYKVNILSASLFVKKVSVSPAVRLGHAQTLLSTTAKYPIDRVCLKNFSIPAGTRVSNQENLFLGTLPKSMIIAMVDNDAFTGAYNKNPFAFKHYNLEFLAVYLDGQQFPANPHQPDFHTGSAVREFFQLALASGRHLKNQALPIDRQDFLQGYTLYAFNLTPDEECGQHVSLVKSGNIRLEVRFRQPLPHTVNLVVYAVFDSIIEISNRRQVLVDYY; encoded by the coding sequence ATGGCTCTACTTCATCGcatgtctgaggagtgtattaaatcagaactggacttgtttacagtacctttaacaCAAACCGCTATTGAGAAAAACACTTATGTCGAAATTCCGCCGCTGTCAGCAATATCCGACACTGCCCCACTAGAGTTTTTCATAGCCGGCCATGGTGAAGATTATATGGATCTAAATAACACACTATTATACCTTcgtcttaaaatcacaaaacctgACGGAAGCGACATTGATGACGGAGCCGCTGTGGGGTTGATAAACTATCCTGGAGCCACAATATTTTCACAGGTCGACGTGTCCCTAGGAGACAGGCTGGTATCACAGAGTTCAAGTACCTACCCATACCGTAGCATGATAGAATGTCTTGCCAACTATGGTCGGGACACCCTGGAAACTGTCTTCTCTGCAGGCCTCTTTTATCTGGACACTGCAGGGCATATGGATGAAACAAACCCCGCAAGGAACAATCGCGGTTTGGCAAAGAGGGCCGCATTTACAAACGCTAGTAATGTGGTAGAACTGCTGACCCCGATTCATAGCGACAtattttttcaggagaaattgATGCTTAACGGTGTTGATATAAAAATTCGCATGACACGTAATAAGGATGATTTCTGTCTAATGCGGCATGACGCGTTAGCATACAAAGTGAATATTCTCTCTGCATCGTTATTTGTCAAAAAAGTATCTGTGTCACCAGCTGTAAGGTTGGGTCATGCCCAGACATTGTTGTCAACAACGGCTAAATACCCCATTGACAGAGTGTGTCTAAAAAATTTTTCCATACCCGCTGGAACACGTGTTTCTAACCAAGAAAATTTGTTCTTGGGGACTCTACCCAAGTCTATGATAATAGCCATGGTTGATAATGATGCATTCACAGGCGCGTATAATAAAAACCCCTTCGCGTTTAAACATTACAACTTGGAGTTTCTTGCGGTCTATTTAGACGGCCAACAATTTCCAGCCAATCCACACCAACCCGATTTCCACACTGGTTCCGCCGTGCGCGAATTCTTCCAGTTAGCGCTTGCATCTGGAAGACATCTGAAAAACCAGGCATTGCCAATTGATAGGCAGGATTTCCTACAGGGCTACACTCTGTATGCGTTTAACCTCACACCTGATGAAGAATGCGGTCAACACGTGTCTTTGGTCAAATCAGGTAATATTAGACTGGAGGTCCGTTTCAGACAGCCGCTCCCGCATACTGTAAATTTGGTTGTGTATGCTGTTTTTGACAGCATCATTGAAATCTCTAACCGAAGACAAGTTTTAGTGGATTATTACTAA